TTCATCGGCCAGAAGGCCACCCCGCTGATCGACAGTGTCGCCGCGGTCAGCGTCGGCATCATCGACGGTGTTCCCATGCTCGATTTGGCATATGTCGAAGACGTGCGTGCCGAGACCGACATGAACGTGGTCGTCACCGGCCGCGGCCTGTTCGTCGAGGTGCAGGGCACCGCGGAAGGCGCCCCGTTCGACCGCCGCGAGCTGGGCGAGCTGCTCGACCTGGGCGTCGCCGGCGGCGAGGAACTCACCCGGCTGCAGCTGGCGGCCCTCGCGGCATCCGTTCCCGCCTGATGAAGATCGTCCTCGCCACCCACAACGCTCACAAGGTGGAGGAGCTGCGGCGCATCCTCGGCCCCGCGCTCGGCGACCACGAACTGATCGGCTATGACGGACCGGAGCCGATCGAGGACGGCGACAGCTTCGAGGCGAACGCGCTGATCAAGGCGCGGGCCGCGGCCGCGCACACCGGGCTGCCGGCGCTCGCCGACGACAGCGGCATTTCGGTGGCCGCGCTCGGTGGGGAGCCGGGCATCCACTCGGCGCGGTACGCCGGTACGCGCAACGATCGGGACAACAACGAACTGCTGTTGGCCAACCTGGCGGATGTCGCGGACCGCTCCGCCGCGTTCGAGTGCGCCGCGGCCTTCGTCGACGGCGCGTTCGAGCATGTAGCGCGGGGGGTCTGGCCGGGCGAGGTGCTGCCCGCGGCATCCGGAACGAACGGATTCGGCTACGACCCGATCTTCCAGCCGGAGGGTCATGACGTGTCGTCGGCCGAACTCGCCCCGGAGGAGAAGAACGCGATCAGCCACCGGGCGCGGGCCTTCGCCGCGATCATGCCGGTGGTGCGGGAGCGTTTGGGCTAGTCGCCGGCCGACCGGTCGGGCGGCACCCGTCGTATTGGCGGTGCGGGGTGTCCGTCCCAGAGGAGACGCGGCACCACGCCGCGGTAGCGAGCCAGTTGGCACGGCGAGTCGCCGCAACTCCTTCGCGACGAACGTAATCGGCGGGATGGGTGCGCGAGACCGCGCCGCCAGGCGCGCATCCGCTCGGTAGCCTTGAGGCGTGAGCCACGACCACCACTCCACCGCGAACCGACGCCGACTGGGCATCGCGCTGGCGATCGTCGTGGTGTTCCTGGTCGTCGAGGTGGTCGGCGCCTGGCTGACCGGGTCGCTCGCGCTGCTGGGAGACGCCGGGCACATGTTCTCGGACGCGCTCGGCCTGGTGGTCGCGCTGATCGCGACGGCGGTCGCCGCCCGGCCGGCCACGGACCGGCAGACCTACGGCTTTCGACGCGCCGAGGTGTTCGGTGCGCTGATCAACGGGGTGATCCTCGCGATCGTGGCCATCGTCGTCGCGATCGAGGGGGTGCGGCGGCTCATCGCCCCGGAGGCGGTGCACGTGCTCGCCGGCCCGATGCTGGCGGTGGCGGTCGCGGGGCTGGCGGCGAACATCGCCGCGTTCCTGGTGCTGCGTGGCGGGCGGCACACATCGATCAACATGCGTGGCGCCTACCTCGAAGTGCTCGGCGACATGATCGGCTCGATTGCCGCGATCTTCGCGGCGGGGGTGATCCTGCTCACCGGGTTCGAGCAGGCTGACGCGCTGGCCTCCCTGGTGATCGCCGCGCTGATCGTGCCGCGGGCCGTCATGCTGCTCCGCGACGTGGTGCACGTGCTCAGCGAGTCGACCCCGCCCGGGATGAGCGTCGCCGAAATCCGGGAGCACCTGCTCGGGGCA
This Salinibacterium sp. ZJ450 DNA region includes the following protein-coding sequences:
- a CDS encoding cation diffusion facilitator family transporter, producing MSHDHHSTANRRRLGIALAIVVVFLVVEVVGAWLTGSLALLGDAGHMFSDALGLVVALIATAVAARPATDRQTYGFRRAEVFGALINGVILAIVAIVVAIEGVRRLIAPEAVHVLAGPMLAVAVAGLAANIAAFLVLRGGRHTSINMRGAYLEVLGDMIGSIAAIFAAGVILLTGFEQADALASLVIAALIVPRAVMLLRDVVHVLSESTPPGMSVAEIREHLLGASGVVDVHDVHVWAITSGSPVFSAHVVVERAVFETGRTGVMLDELGACLSDHFDVAHSTFQLEPAEHADHEEPQHP
- the rdgB gene encoding RdgB/HAM1 family non-canonical purine NTP pyrophosphatase translates to MKIVLATHNAHKVEELRRILGPALGDHELIGYDGPEPIEDGDSFEANALIKARAAAAHTGLPALADDSGISVAALGGEPGIHSARYAGTRNDRDNNELLLANLADVADRSAAFECAAAFVDGAFEHVARGVWPGEVLPAASGTNGFGYDPIFQPEGHDVSSAELAPEEKNAISHRARAFAAIMPVVRERLG